A region from the Fusarium musae strain F31 chromosome 1, whole genome shotgun sequence genome encodes:
- a CDS encoding hypothetical protein (EggNog:ENOG41): MAHHQARTMAMDPPHITEFASERYFEKLSQLNAHQHQHQPPPIRDNLDTSTSPSRFILPLRETKTVDVEPSRPLDQKRDKSRFFGLRSKVSILHSKSNVPSGHAPRVSVETPQKSASFDQLFLGLPNELQIQIISALPLTDVLNLRLASKSWHTLVTFNENTIARYHLENHIPAYASRLYPITDPSEINFQHLCGIWHRLHVAAKLAFLMCEWITKDIFLRQTEAQRLAFAPQNERMRRRLIPLLFTIFHFFETYRKLYLKRMAENGGKGLRREPYTLNPIEAEIMSMYDDQTLLRVHEVFPLVISSFCRRLRPPTYVGRVERSLRGYIREKPSDDMHVAILCIGGLRQVERLWEIKGYNSRRGAVDTWFNALTKEAPSTEQPASKPKRGLFGRKKSTSEARSSGTVLNKVRSSGSIDGNMDWETNLVFNTSLSAGAPMSPLTSQQAQALLSDLPVLQQIWLTTAEALILQRRVVERPQDIKRNQQVMLDLISEDGLVEEDEWWYGRSIPDSVRPPVGVTDDDAD, translated from the exons ATGGCCCATCATCAAGCGCGGACGATGGCTATGGATCCGCCACATATCACTGAATTTGCTTCTGAGCGTTACTTCGAAAAGCTAAGCCAGCTCAATgcacatcaacatcagcaccaacCTCCTCCGATTCGAGATAATCTAGATACCTCCACGTCGCCCTCGAGATTTATTCTGCCTCTACGAGAAACAAAAACCGTCGATGTTGAACCTTCAAGGCCCCTTGACCAGAAGCGTGATAAGTCAAGGTTTTTCGGCCTTCGCTCCAAGGTCTCGATACTCCACTCTAAATCGAATGTCCCGTCTGGTCATGCGCCTCGAGTGTCTGTAGAAACGCCGCAAAAAAG TGCTAGCTTCGATCAGCTCTTCCTAGGACTTCCCAACGAATTACAGATTCAAATCATTTCTGCCCTCCCACTAACCGACGTCCTGAACCTCCGACTTGCCTCCAAATCGTGGCATACTCTCGTCACTTTCAACGAAAATACTATCGCTCGATATCATCTCGAAAATCATATTCCCGCCTACGCCTCCCGCCTATACCCTATCACAGACCCGAGCGAGATCAACTTCCAACATTTATGCGGGATATGGCATCGATTACACGTCGCTGCCAAGCTAGCCTTTCTAATGTGTGAATGGATCACAAAAGATATCTTCCTTCGCCAGACTGAAGCTCAACGACTTGCATTTGCACCCCAGAACGAGCGCATGCGACGACGCCTAATACCTCTTCTATTTACCATATTCCACTTCTTCGAGACGTACCGGAAATTGTACCTAAAGCGTATGGCTGAGAACGGAGGAAAAGGATTGAGAAGGGAACCTTATACTTTGAACCCTATTGAAGCTGAAATCATGAGCATGTACGACGACCAAACCTTATTAAGAGTCCACGAAGTCTTTCCCCTTGTAATATCATCGTTCTGTCGGAGACTCCGACCACCGACATATGTTGGTAGAGTCGAGCGGTCACTTCGTGGTTATATTCGGGAGAAACCGTCTGATGATATGCATGTTGCAATTTTGTGCATTGGTGGACTCCGACAAGTGGAAAGGCTATGGGAAATCAAGGGCTACAACAGCAGGCGTGGCGCTGTTGACACATGGTTCAATGCTCTCACGAAAGAGGCGCCATCTACTGAACAGCCAGCATCGAAGCCGAAACGAGGTCTTTTCGGACGCAAAAAATCCACTAGTGAAGCTCGATCGTCTGGTACTGTATTGAACAAGGTCCGGAGTTCTGGCTCAATAGATGGAAATATGGATTGGGAGACCAATCTTGTCTTCAACACGAGCTTATCTGCTGGGGCTCCCATGTCACCTCTTACTTCGCAACAGGCTCAGGCATTGCTCAGCGACCTTCCAGTACTGCAACAGATCTGGCTCACAACAGCCGAAGCTTTGATCCTTCAGCGTCGGGTTGTCGAGCGTCCACAGGATATCAAACGCAACCAACAGGTCATGCTGGATTTGATCAGTGAAGATGGACTGGTAGAAGAGGACGAATGGTGGTACGGCCGCAGCATTCCCGATTCTGTGCGGCCTCCCGTCGGTGTCACTGATGACGATGCGGATTAA